The following are from one region of the Bacteroidota bacterium genome:
- a CDS encoding lysophospholipid acyltransferase family protein — protein sequence MRTLRASYRLLLLCLLTAILTVIWLGRIPLLRAEKRNPWRGTMVGLWARNAIRILHIRITVNGTPPAAPFFLVSNHLSYLDVILYQTQMPCVFVAKSEVAHWPVVGWLARAIGTLFINRRSRRDVVRVNQEIQQALTSGDGVILFPEGTSSKGETVLPFKSATLATVTNMGYPAYYASVTYKTPEGEPPAQQVICWWGDMTFADHVFNMLKLPYFEATVTFGAGAVATTDRKEMAHLLNARIVDSFVPVV from the coding sequence ATGCGGACACTCCGCGCATCATACAGATTGCTCCTGCTCTGTTTGCTCACAGCCATCCTCACCGTTATATGGCTGGGTCGCATTCCATTGCTTCGAGCAGAAAAGAGGAATCCCTGGCGGGGTACCATGGTTGGGCTATGGGCGCGAAATGCCATTCGCATCCTGCATATACGCATTACGGTCAACGGGACACCGCCGGCGGCGCCTTTTTTCTTGGTATCCAACCATCTGAGTTACCTGGATGTCATACTGTATCAAACGCAGATGCCTTGCGTATTCGTAGCAAAATCGGAAGTAGCACACTGGCCGGTTGTTGGCTGGCTTGCACGCGCCATTGGCACCCTGTTCATCAACAGAAGAAGCCGGCGAGATGTTGTGCGCGTAAACCAGGAAATACAACAAGCCCTCACAAGCGGCGATGGTGTGATCCTGTTCCCCGAAGGGACCTCAAGCAAAGGGGAAACCGTACTGCCATTTAAATCGGCAACCCTGGCAACCGTCACCAATATGGGATACCCGGCCTACTATGCCTCGGTTACCTATAAAACACCAGAGGGCGAACCACCCGCACAGCAGGTGATTTGCTGGTGGGGAGACATGACGTTTGCCGACCATGTTTTCAATATGCTGAAGCTCCCCTACTTTGAAGCCACCGTCACTTTCGGAGCCGGGGCTGTAGCTACCACCGATAGAAAAGAAATGGCCCACCTGCTGAATGCACGTATTGTAGACAGCTTCGTGCCAGTAGTATAA
- a CDS encoding GNAT family N-acyltransferase: MSALPKTRIPLDAVYPRFTTYLPPGVIRDGKYELRFASTREELDAIERLRFEVFNLELEEGLASSYDTGKDEDLFDQVCHHMMIYKASAGVVGTYRFQTAEMARESGLGFYSASEFDLSTLPEEVVAQGVELGRACIAKEHRSLKVLYLLWKGIGMYLMHNQRRYLFGCTSLTSQDPAEGHGVYELLHKQGHVHPGIEVKPQPDFICETNPKKAHSKPRVPRLMRAYLSLGAKVCSPPARDQMFKTIDYFTLFDTSRLTDQAKSYFMLK; encoded by the coding sequence ATGAGTGCTTTACCCAAAACACGCATCCCACTCGATGCGGTATATCCGCGGTTTACTACCTACCTGCCACCCGGTGTTATCAGGGATGGAAAGTATGAATTACGCTTTGCCAGCACGCGCGAAGAACTTGACGCTATAGAACGATTACGCTTCGAAGTGTTCAACCTCGAACTGGAAGAAGGTCTCGCTTCATCGTACGATACGGGCAAGGACGAAGACCTGTTTGACCAGGTTTGTCATCATATGATGATATACAAAGCGTCAGCTGGCGTTGTTGGTACGTATCGCTTTCAAACAGCAGAAATGGCCCGAGAAAGCGGGCTGGGTTTTTACTCAGCATCTGAATTTGATTTATCAACTTTGCCTGAAGAGGTAGTAGCGCAAGGCGTAGAACTGGGACGCGCGTGTATTGCAAAAGAACACCGCAGCCTCAAGGTACTGTACCTCTTATGGAAAGGCATTGGCATGTACCTGATGCACAACCAGCGACGCTATTTGTTTGGATGTACCTCACTTACCAGTCAGGACCCGGCTGAAGGCCACGGGGTGTACGAGTTGTTGCACAAACAGGGCCATGTTCACCCCGGCATCGAGGTAAAGCCCCAACCAGACTTTATCTGTGAAACGAACCCCAAAAAAGCCCACTCAAAACCCAGGGTGCCACGGTTAATGCGGGCTTACTTGAGTCTGGGAGCAAAGGTTTGCAGCCCGCCGGCACGCGACCAGATGTTCAAAACCATCGACTATTTCACGCTCTTCGACACAAGCCGACTAACTGACCAGGCAAAGTCGTATTTTATGCTAAAATAG
- a CDS encoding Rieske 2Fe-2S domain-containing protein codes for LATAAFLLLHIILVIGPLCRLNPKFLPLLYNRRHMGVSMFILALAHGIFSIIQFHVLADLNPLISILVSNGQYSSLANFPFQPLGLLALAILLLMAVTSHDYWLSNLSAPTWKALHMLVYVAYGLIVLHVAFGILQAETSPILTGLMIAGFVLVLGLHLVAAFKETAADQPLQTSEEFVAVCRVDEIPEKRAKIATLAGDRVAIFRYDGKISAVANACQHQNGPLGEGRIIDGFITCPWHGFQYCPHNGQSPAPFTEKIPTFNVKIENGQVWVATRPNKAGTEVQPAIIQA; via the coding sequence CCTTGCAACTGCTGCTTTCTTGCTGCTGCACATCATTCTTGTTATCGGGCCCCTCTGCCGGCTAAACCCAAAATTTCTGCCCCTGCTGTACAACCGGCGACACATGGGCGTTTCCATGTTTATCCTTGCGCTGGCACATGGCATATTCAGCATTATCCAGTTTCACGTACTGGCAGACCTGAATCCGCTGATAAGCATCCTCGTGAGCAACGGACAATATTCAAGCCTCGCCAACTTTCCTTTTCAGCCCCTCGGTTTGCTTGCGCTTGCTATTTTATTGTTGATGGCTGTTACAAGCCATGATTACTGGCTCAGCAATCTATCAGCACCCACCTGGAAAGCGTTGCACATGCTTGTGTACGTCGCATACGGATTAATCGTACTGCACGTCGCGTTTGGTATCTTGCAAGCTGAAACAAGTCCGATTCTTACCGGCCTCATGATCGCAGGGTTTGTGCTGGTATTGGGCCTTCACCTGGTTGCTGCATTCAAAGAAACCGCTGCAGATCAGCCCCTACAAACAAGCGAAGAATTTGTCGCCGTTTGTCGTGTGGATGAGATTCCCGAGAAGCGCGCAAAAATTGCAACCCTCGCTGGAGACCGCGTAGCCATCTTCCGGTATGACGGCAAAATCTCAGCTGTTGCCAATGCCTGCCAACATCAGAATGGTCCACTCGGCGAAGGGCGAATCATTGACGGCTTCATCACCTGCCCCTGGCATGGGTTTCAGTATTGTCCACACAATGGACAGTCGCCGGCACCTTTTACTGAAAAAATTCCCACGTTCAATGTGAAAATTGAAAACGGGCAGGTTTGGGTTGCCACGCGTCCCAACAAAGCCGGCACGGAAGTGCAACCGGCTATCATTCAAGCTTAA